Proteins encoded in a region of the Streptomyces sp. NBC_01298 genome:
- a CDS encoding heavy-metal-associated domain-containing protein: MSSCCTPEGTCSTNAGESTTATAVVDSTATVYRVSGMTCGHCKTAITKSVSALDGVLSVDVDVDGGLVTVTTAGDPDDAAITVAVDDAGYELTSRV; encoded by the coding sequence ATGTCTTCCTGCTGTACCCCTGAAGGCACCTGCAGCACGAACGCCGGCGAATCGACGACCGCCACAGCCGTCGTCGACAGCACCGCCACCGTCTACCGCGTGTCGGGCATGACCTGCGGCCACTGCAAGACCGCCATCACCAAGTCGGTCAGCGCGCTCGACGGGGTCCTCTCCGTCGACGTGGACGTGGACGGCGGCCTCGTCACCGTAACCACGGCCGGCGACCCCGACGACGCCGCGATCACCGTGGCGGTGGACGACGCCGGCTACGAGCTGACCAGTCGGGTCTGA